A segment of the Actinomyces sp. oral taxon 171 str. F0337 genome:
GGCTGCGGCACCGCGTGATTGTCCTGGCCCTGCAGTGCTGGGCGTCAGATTCTTGTGCGCGCTCTAGGAGCGGCTCAGATGAGGGTGAGTGCCTGTCGGGCGATAGCGAGCTCCTCGTTGGTGGGCACCACGAGCACGGTGACCTTCGAGTCCGGCGTGGAGATGACCCGCGGCTCGTCGGAGCGGGTCTCGTTGACCTCCTGGTCGATCGTGACGCCCATGAAGCCCAGGCGCTCGCCGAGCTCGCGGCGCAGGTTCGCGTCGTTCTCGCCGATACCGGCGGTGAAGGTCAGGGCGTCCAGGCCGCCCATGACGGCGGTGTAGGCGCCCACGTACTTCACGAGGCGGTGCAGGTAGATGTCCATGGCCTCGCGGGCCTCCTGCTCACCGGCGCCGATGCGCTTCCACACCTCGCGCATGTCGTTGTCCCCGGCCAGGCCCTTCATACCCGAGCCACGGTTGAACAGGTGGTCGATCTCGTCGATCGACATGCCGGCCACCCGCGCCAGGTGGAAGACGGCGGCCGGGTCGATGTCACCGGTGCGCCCACCCATGACCAGGCCCTCCAGCGGGGTCAGGCCCATGGATGTGTCCACGGCGTGCCCGGCCACGACCGCCGAGGCCGAGGCCCCGTTGCCCAGGTGCAGGACGACCTGCTTGAGGTCGTCGCGCCCCAGGAGCTCCGAGACCGCCCCGGAGACGAACTGGTGGCTGGTGCCGTGAGCCCCGTAGCGGCGGATGGAGTAGGTGTCGGCGACCTCGCGATCCAGGGCGTAGCGGGCGGCCTCCTCAGGGAGGTCCTGGAAGAAGGCGGTGTCGAAGACGGCCACGTGCGGCACGTCGGACAGGAGCCGGCGCCCCACCTCGATGCCCTTGAGGTGGGCGGGGTTGTGCAGCGGGCCCAGCGGCACGAGCTGCTCGATACGGGCCACGACGTCGTCGTCGATGAGGGCCGGGCCGGAGAAGTAGCGTCCTCCCTGGACGACCCGGTGGCCCACGGCCACGATGTGGGCGTCGGCCAGGGAGGGGCCCTGCTCCTCGAACAGGCGCAGCACCTCGGACAGGCCGAAGCCGTGGTCGGGGACCGGCTCGGTGATCTCGGTGCGCTCCTCGCCGTGCTTGTGGGTGATGGCGCCGGTCTCCTCGCCGATGCGCTCCACCAGGCCGGAGGCGAGCGAGGCGCCCGAGTCGGGGTCGACCAGCTGGTACTTGATGGAGGAGGAGCCGGAGTTGATAACGAGGACGGTGCGCTGAGTCACGGGGTGCCTTTCAAGAACGGTCGGGGATGAACGCGGGGATGACTGGATGACTGATGAGGGTCCCGGGTGAGCCTCAGCGGCGTGGGACCGGTGCCCGGCCCCACGTCGCTGAAGGGCTCAGCCCTGGGCCTGGACGGCGGTGATGGCGACGGTGTTGATGATGTCCTCCACCAGGGCGCCGCGCGAGAGGTCGTTGACCGGTTTGTTGAGACCCTGAAGGACCGGGCCGATGGCGATGGCGCCCGAGGAGCGCTGGACCGCCTTGTAGCCGATGTTGCCGCTGGACAGGTCCGGGAAGATGAAGACGTTGGCCCGCCCGGCCACGAGCGAGTCCGGGGCCTTCTTGGCGGCCACGGTCGGGTCGATGGCGGCGTCGTACTGGATGGGGCCCTCGACGGCGAGGTCGGGTTCCTTGGCCCGTACCAGCTCGGTGGCCTCACGGACCTTGTCCACGTCCGCGCCCTTACCGGAGGTCCCGGTGGAGAAGGACAGCATCGCCACGCGCGGCTCGACGCCGAACTGGCGGGCCGTGGCGGCCGAGGAGATGGCGATGTCGGCCAGCTCGGCGGCGTTGGGCTCGGGGTTGACGGCGCAGTCGCCGTAGACGAGCACCCGGTCCTGCAGGAGCATGAGGAAGACCGAGGAGACGATCGAGGTCCCCGGCTTGGTCTTGATGATCTGGAAGGAGGGGACGATCGTGTGAGCGGTGGTGTGGGCGGCGCCCGAGACCATGCCGTCGGCGTCTCCCATGTGGACCATCATCGTGCCGAAGTAGGATACGTCCTGGACCTTCTCACGGGCCTGCTCCAGGGTGACGCCCTTCTTGGACCGCAGGCGGGCGAACTCCTCGGCGTACTTCTCCAGCAGCTCGGGGTCGTTCGTGGCGACGACCCGGGCGGCGGCGATGTCCAGGCCCAGCTCGGTGGCGCGGGCCCGCACCGTGGTCTCGTCGCCCAGCAGCACCAGGTCGGCGATCCCGCGGCGCAGGATGGCGTCGGCGGCCCGCAGGACCCGGTCGTCCTCCGGCTCGGGCAGGACGATCGTCCTGCGGTTGGCGCGCGAGCGCTCCACCAGCTCGGCCTGGAACATGATGGGGGTGACGACCTCGGAGGGCTCGACCTCCAGGGCCGACAGGAGGGCATCGACGTCGGCCTCCTGCTCGAAGGTGGTCACGGCGACGTCGATCTTGCGCTCCGAGCCGTGGGCGAGCAGGCCCTGCAGGGAGCCGGCCGCGGAGGCGGCGGTGAAGGTGTCCAGCGGGGAGGTGATGACCGGGATGTTGACGTCCAGCCCCTCCAGGAGGCGCAGCGCGTGGGGAGCCACCTCGAAGCCGCCGTTGAGGATGAGGCCGGACAGGATCGGGAAGCTCGAGGAGGCCTGGGCCGCCATGAGGGAGATGAGCATGGCGGAGCGGTCGGCCGGAACGATGGCGAGCTGGCCCGCGGTCAGGCGCTCCAGGACGTGGGCGACGTCCATGGCGCACACGAGGACGGACTCGGCCTCGCGGTCGAGCAGCGTCTCGTCGCCGGCGATGAGAGTGCCCTCGACGGCGTCGAGCACCTCGCGCACCACCGGAGCCGCCAGCAGCGGCACCTCGGGCAGCGTGGTGGAGGTGATGCCCTCGATGGCGGTCAGTGCCTCGCCGACGGCCTGGCGGGTCTCGGGAAGGCACTTGTTGGCCACGACCGCGACGGTGCGGGCGTGGTTGTCGGCGATCTCGGCCATGGAGACCTCCACGGAGGCGACGACGTCCTCCACGTCGTGCTGTCCGGAGACCACCAGCAGCACGGGGACGCCGATGTTGGCCGCCACCCGGGCGTTGAGGGCCAGCTCGGGGTTGCCGGCGACGTCGGTGAAGTCCGAGCCGTCGATGATGACGACGTCGTGCTCGCGCGCCAGGGCCCGGTAGGCGTCGACGATACGTGCCAGGGCCTCCTCGGGGTCGGCGTGGAACTCGTCCCAGGTCGCGCCGACGCACTGCTCTGCGGGCGTGGTGGAGCCGGCACGGTTCAGCAGGAGGCTGAGGAAGGCATCGCCCTCACGGCTCTCCACGAAGGGGCGGAAGACGCCGACCTTGGCAACCACCTTGGTCAGGCAGGAGACCAGCCCGAGGGCCACCGTTGACTTCCCGGTTCCGGCGTTGGGTGAGGCGATGTAGATACTGCGCGCCACGTTAGGTCCTTCTCGCGTTGTCTTGGAGTCAGGGGCGCCGGCTCATTCCGGTGCCGTACGGGTCCGATTGTGCCCCCACCTGCGGTTCATCTGCGACCAAAGGCCCGATCTCCGTCCGTCTTGTGATGTGGGAACGGGCACACACCAGGGGGTTGGTACAGGTGTCATAGGTGCTAACCCGCTCGAGCGGTCGGCTCGCGGGCGGGCGTGGAGGGGACCGTGGCCCGCCCGGTACCGGGGTCGACGTTCACTGCGACGCTGTTGTGGGACTGCCGAGAGGTGACCCGTTCTCCTTGCGAGACCCAGATCGTGTATGTCGACGACGGGTCGCCCGGTTCAGGGAGGAACAGGGCGACCGCCTGCCCGCCGCCTGCCTCCTGCGCCGCGGCGACAGCGCGATGCGGCCCGATGTCCTGGTCCTGGCCCGTGCTGGTCGGTTCCACCGGGGACTGGTACCCGGTCATCGAGACGGGGGACGCGGGCTGGGTGGGGCGGATGCTGAACACGCTGGCGTAATAGCCCCACAGGAACAGCAGGGGAAGGAGGACCAGGCCGGCCGCCTTGAAGAGATCGGTGTCCCGCGACAGGCGCTGGGTGCGCCAGTGGGAGGACAGTGCGGTGCGTCGATAGCGCTGCATCGGCCACCACGTGCGCAGCCCGCTGACTGTGAGGACTACCAGGACCACGCCCGAGGTGGCCACGACCAGGCCCCCGACGGTCAGGCCCCGGTGACTGCCCCACCATCCGGTGTGGGGGATCTCCTGGGACAGCCAGTGCACGTGGCCGGGACCCTGGCAGGACAGCAGGCAGCGGTGCAGGTTGTCCAGGGCGGCAACCCACTCCGGGATCGCCGACGCCCTGCTGATCTCGTGCCCGGTGGAGGGGTCGACCGTGTAGGTGGCCCGCTCGGTCCTGACCTCGACGATGTCGGTGTCCCACGTCGCTGACAGGACGGGCTCGTCGGGATGACCGTTCTGGACCGTCTCGACCGCCTGAGGCAGTGAGACCTGACCGGGGTCGGCGTCGTGGGTGTAGGCGGTCGGGTTCAACGAGCGCATGATCTCTCCCTGGTGCGGCAGGAGCACGCCGCTGAGAGTAATGATCAGCAGCCCCAGACCGACTGCCGCCGACAGCCAGCGGCGCACGAGCGCCATCACCCGGGAGGTGCGGGAGGGCGGGGAGGGTTCGGTCTCGGCCGTGGGATCCATGACGGTCTCGATGCGGAAGGGGTTACGACCCGGCGGGGGTCAGCAGGGCGGCCGCGGCGCACAGACAGGCGAGGGTCGCGATGAGGGCGTAGACGTGGTGACCGCGCTCCTGCCGTCGCCACAGAGAGCAGGCACCACTGACGCTGACGGCGGCGCCGGCGACCTGAATGACCAGGGCGACGCCTACGGCCAGGGGGCCGGCGTTGCCGATGGCGGGAGCCAGGGCGTAGACGATGACGCACCTGAGCCCCGATGCCCACAGTCCCAGCATGACGGCATGGATATCGGCACTGACCATGATGGGGGCCGCCGCGTCGTCCTGGGTGAGGGGGGAGGGTGTCGGGGGCGCGACATTGTCGACGTCGTCTCCGGCGTCCCTGCCTGACGAAACGTCAACATAATCAATACTGGCCGTACTCTTCATACTGATGAATACGGTAACGGTCAGGATAAATCACGTCAACGCTCCGCCGTGAGCGGGGGATGTGATGTCAGACAGGCGTATTTGAGGGAAATAACCGCTGGTAGGGCCCTGTTTTGTAGGCCGGGGAAATAAGGGTTGCTGGGCTGTGTTCCGAACGAGTTCCGGACGCGGCCCGGCTCAGCGAAGCAGAGGCAGCGCGGAGATGATGGTCAGCGCGACGATGATCGGCTCGAAGATCCGCTGATCCATGTGCTCGGCGAGGCGGCGACCGGCCAGGGCCGAGGCGATGACGACCGGTGCTGCGATCACGGCCAGTGACAGGGTCGTGGGGTTGACCAGGCCGGCTGAGACGGAGAAGGGCAGCTTGACCAGGTTGACCAGGAAGAAGAACCAGGCCGTCGTCCCCAGGAACGCCTTGACCGGATAGCGGCAGGCCAGGAAGTACATGGAGGTCACCGGTCCTCCGGCGTTGGCGACCATTGTGGTGAAGCCGGCCAGACTGCCGTAGACCAGGCGGGCCGGGCGGCTGCCGGCCGGGGCCGGGCGCGCCGACTCGGGCGCCTCGTCGGACCTGTTCCTGGCGGCCGAGCGGCGCTGCAGGAGCGTGATGAGGACCAGGATCAGCAGGATGGCGCCGATGAGGCGGCGAGTGGAGTCGTTGGAGGCCAGGTGCAGGAACAGGGCGCCGGCGCCGACGCCGGTCAGGACCGCGGGGACGAGCCTGCGCAGCATGCGGAAGTCCGCGTCGCCGCGATAGCTCCACACGGCCAGCAGGTCGCCGGTCATGAGCATGAGCAGGATGGCACCGGTGGACTCCTTGGCCGGCAGCGCCGCGGTGCACAGGGCCACGGCGATGGTGGCAGCCCCGGGCAGGGCGGTCTTGGCGATGC
Coding sequences within it:
- a CDS encoding acetate/propionate family kinase yields the protein MTQRTVLVINSGSSSIKYQLVDPDSGASLASGLVERIGEETGAITHKHGEERTEITEPVPDHGFGLSEVLRLFEEQGPSLADAHIVAVGHRVVQGGRYFSGPALIDDDVVARIEQLVPLGPLHNPAHLKGIEVGRRLLSDVPHVAVFDTAFFQDLPEEAARYALDREVADTYSIRRYGAHGTSHQFVSGAVSELLGRDDLKQVVLHLGNGASASAVVAGHAVDTSMGLTPLEGLVMGGRTGDIDPAAVFHLARVAGMSIDEIDHLFNRGSGMKGLAGDNDMREVWKRIGAGEQEAREAMDIYLHRLVKYVGAYTAVMGGLDALTFTAGIGENDANLRRELGERLGFMGVTIDQEVNETRSDEPRVISTPDSKVTVLVVPTNEELAIARQALTLI
- the pta gene encoding phosphate acetyltransferase — translated: MARSIYIASPNAGTGKSTVALGLVSCLTKVVAKVGVFRPFVESREGDAFLSLLLNRAGSTTPAEQCVGATWDEFHADPEEALARIVDAYRALAREHDVVIIDGSDFTDVAGNPELALNARVAANIGVPVLLVVSGQHDVEDVVASVEVSMAEIADNHARTVAVVANKCLPETRQAVGEALTAIEGITSTTLPEVPLLAAPVVREVLDAVEGTLIAGDETLLDREAESVLVCAMDVAHVLERLTAGQLAIVPADRSAMLISLMAAQASSSFPILSGLILNGGFEVAPHALRLLEGLDVNIPVITSPLDTFTAASAAGSLQGLLAHGSERKIDVAVTTFEQEADVDALLSALEVEPSEVVTPIMFQAELVERSRANRRTIVLPEPEDDRVLRAADAILRRGIADLVLLGDETTVRARATELGLDIAAARVVATNDPELLEKYAEEFARLRSKKGVTLEQAREKVQDVSYFGTMMVHMGDADGMVSGAAHTTAHTIVPSFQIIKTKPGTSIVSSVFLMLLQDRVLVYGDCAVNPEPNAAELADIAISSAATARQFGVEPRVAMLSFSTGTSGKGADVDKVREATELVRAKEPDLAVEGPIQYDAAIDPTVAAKKAPDSLVAGRANVFIFPDLSSGNIGYKAVQRSSGAIAIGPVLQGLNKPVNDLSRGALVEDIINTVAITAVQAQG
- a CDS encoding sulfite exporter TauE/SafE family protein — protein: MLPSLTATAWILLAVVAALCGIAKTALPGAATIAVALCTAALPAKESTGAILLMLMTGDLLAVWSYRGDADFRMLRRLVPAVLTGVGAGALFLHLASNDSTRRLIGAILLILVLITLLQRRSAARNRSDEAPESARPAPAGSRPARLVYGSLAGFTTMVANAGGPVTSMYFLACRYPVKAFLGTTAWFFFLVNLVKLPFSVSAGLVNPTTLSLAVIAAPVVIASALAGRRLAEHMDQRIFEPIIVALTIISALPLLR
- a CDS encoding PepSY-associated TM helix domain-containing protein, with the protein product MDPTAETEPSPPSRTSRVMALVRRWLSAAVGLGLLIITLSGVLLPHQGEIMRSLNPTAYTHDADPGQVSLPQAVETVQNGHPDEPVLSATWDTDIVEVRTERATYTVDPSTGHEISRASAIPEWVAALDNLHRCLLSCQGPGHVHWLSQEIPHTGWWGSHRGLTVGGLVVATSGVVLVVLTVSGLRTWWPMQRYRRTALSSHWRTQRLSRDTDLFKAAGLVLLPLLFLWGYYASVFSIRPTQPASPVSMTGYQSPVEPTSTGQDQDIGPHRAVAAAQEAGGGQAVALFLPEPGDPSSTYTIWVSQGERVTSRQSHNSVAVNVDPGTGRATVPSTPAREPTARAG